The following are encoded together in the Cyanobacterium aponinum PCC 10605 genome:
- the ndhD1 gene encoding photosynthetic/respiratory NAD(P)H-quinone oxidoreductase subunit D1: MDLINFPWLTTIILFPIVASLFVFVIPDKDGKTVRWYALTVGLIDFVLIVYAFYQGYDLSNPNLQLVESYTWIPDIDLKWSVGADGLSMPLIILTGFITTLAIMAAWPVSFKPKLFYFLMLAMYGGQIAVFAVQDMLLFFLVWELELVPVYLILSIWGGKKRLYAATKFILYTAGGSLFILVAALTMAFYGDTVTFDMSAIASKDFGLNLQLLLYGGFLIAYGVKLPIFPLHTWLPDAHGEATAPAHMLLAGILLKMGGYALIRMNAGMLPDAHAVFAPILIILGVVNIIYAAFTSFAQRNLKRKIAYSSISHMGFVLIGIASFTDIGLSGAMLQMISHGLIGASLFFMVGATYDRTHTLMLDEMGGVGQKMKKIFAMWTTCSLASLALPGMSGFVAELMVFIGFATSDAYNLTFKVIMVSLAAVGVILTPIYLLSMLREMLYGPENEELVSHTNLIDAEPREVFIIACLLIPIIGIGLYPKIVTQIYDATTNQLTALLRQSVPSLQETKTAHHQSQWVALKAPDIN; this comes from the coding sequence ATGGATTTAATAAATTTTCCTTGGCTAACAACTATTATTCTTTTCCCCATAGTTGCCTCGCTATTTGTATTTGTTATTCCCGATAAAGACGGCAAAACCGTTAGGTGGTATGCCTTAACAGTGGGATTAATTGATTTTGTCCTCATTGTCTATGCTTTTTATCAAGGTTATGACTTAAGCAATCCTAATTTACAACTGGTAGAAAGTTATACTTGGATTCCCGACATTGACTTAAAATGGTCTGTAGGGGCTGATGGTTTATCTATGCCCTTAATTATTCTGACGGGATTTATCACCACTCTGGCAATTATGGCGGCGTGGCCTGTCTCTTTCAAGCCAAAATTGTTTTATTTCCTGATGTTGGCAATGTATGGTGGGCAGATTGCTGTCTTTGCTGTGCAGGATATGTTACTTTTCTTTTTGGTCTGGGAATTGGAATTAGTCCCTGTTTATCTAATCCTATCTATATGGGGCGGTAAGAAGCGTTTATATGCGGCTACCAAATTTATCCTTTATACCGCAGGAGGCTCTTTATTTATCCTTGTGGCGGCTTTAACTATGGCTTTTTATGGCGATACCGTTACTTTTGACATGAGTGCGATCGCATCTAAGGATTTTGGTTTAAATTTACAACTGTTACTTTACGGAGGTTTTTTAATTGCCTACGGAGTAAAATTACCGATATTCCCCCTTCACACATGGTTGCCCGATGCCCACGGAGAAGCTACAGCCCCCGCTCATATGCTACTAGCTGGTATTCTCTTAAAAATGGGTGGTTATGCCCTAATTAGGATGAATGCAGGAATGTTACCTGATGCTCACGCCGTATTTGCACCGATTCTGATTATCTTAGGGGTAGTGAATATTATTTATGCCGCTTTTACTTCCTTTGCTCAACGAAATCTGAAAAGGAAAATTGCCTATTCCTCCATTTCTCACATGGGATTTGTATTAATTGGTATCGCTTCTTTTACCGACATCGGTTTAAGTGGTGCTATGTTACAGATGATTTCCCATGGTTTAATTGGGGCTAGTTTATTCTTTATGGTAGGAGCAACCTACGATCGCACCCATACCCTAATGTTAGACGAAATGGGGGGAGTGGGACAGAAAATGAAAAAAATTTTTGCCATGTGGACAACTTGCTCCCTTGCATCCCTTGCATTACCCGGTATGAGCGGTTTTGTGGCAGAATTAATGGTATTTATCGGCTTTGCCACCAGTGATGCTTATAACCTCACGTTTAAAGTAATTATGGTTTCATTGGCGGCAGTGGGTGTAATTCTAACTCCCATTTATCTCTTATCTATGCTTAGAGAAATGCTTTATGGGCCAGAAAATGAAGAGTTGGTATCCCATACAAACTTAATCGATGCTGAACCAAGAGAAGTATTTATCATTGCTTGTCTCTTAATTCCTATTATCGGTATTGGCTTATATCCCAAAATAGTTACACAAATTTATGATGCCACAACCAATCAATTAACTGCCTTACTACGTCAGTCTGTACCGAGTTTGCAGGAAACCAAGACTGCCCATCATCAATCCCAATGGGTAGCTTTAAAAGCCCCAGACATCAATTAG
- a CDS encoding alpha-D-glucose phosphate-specific phosphoglucomutase has protein sequence MSIKTVSTQPFLDQKPGTSGLRKSVQVFQKPHYLENFIQSIFDSLENLQGQTLVLGGDGRYYNRQAIQTILKMAAANGVGRILVGCNGILSTPAASCVIRGNGAYGGIILSASHNPGGVDGDFGVKYNISNGGPAPEKVTEAIFARTQVIDQYQILESADINLDHIGSFKLGTMEVEVIDPVKPYLELMESLFDFDLLHKCLTSGNFTMCMDSLHAVTGPYAKAIFENRLGAPEGTVINGEPLEDFGGGHPDPNLVYAKTLVDKLFGDNAPDFGAASDGDGDRNMILGRKFFVNPSDSLAILTANAHLVPGYKDGLKGVARSMPTSGAVDRVAEKLGIDCYETPTGWKFFGNLLDAEKVTLCGEESFGTGSNHVREKDGLWAVLFWLNIVAARGESVEQIVKSHWQEYGRNFYSRHDYEEVASDGAKALVDHVYSQFDNLKGKQFGQYIVAYADDFSYTDPVDGSVSKNQGLRIGFTDGSRIIFRLSGTGTKGATLRVYLESYEADVSKYDLDTQVALKELIDIAEEIAQIKKFTNRDQPTVIT, from the coding sequence ATGAGTATCAAAACAGTTTCTACTCAACCTTTTTTAGATCAAAAACCCGGTACTTCTGGTTTAAGAAAATCAGTACAGGTATTTCAAAAACCTCATTATTTAGAAAATTTCATTCAGTCTATTTTTGACAGTTTAGAAAATTTACAGGGTCAAACTCTTGTTTTGGGCGGAGATGGTCGCTATTATAACCGTCAAGCGATTCAAACCATTCTCAAAATGGCGGCGGCTAATGGTGTGGGTAGAATTTTAGTTGGTTGCAACGGTATTTTATCAACTCCTGCGGCTTCTTGTGTGATTCGTGGCAATGGTGCTTATGGGGGAATTATTCTTTCTGCTTCTCATAACCCCGGCGGTGTTGATGGGGATTTTGGAGTTAAATATAATATCAGCAATGGTGGCCCTGCTCCAGAAAAAGTTACCGAGGCAATTTTTGCTCGTACTCAAGTTATAGATCAATATCAGATTTTAGAATCCGCAGACATTAACTTAGATCATATTGGCTCTTTTAAATTAGGCACAATGGAAGTGGAAGTTATTGATCCCGTTAAGCCTTATTTAGAGTTAATGGAGTCTCTATTTGACTTTGACTTGTTACATAAATGTCTTACCAGTGGTAATTTTACCATGTGTATGGATTCTCTCCATGCGGTAACAGGTCCTTACGCTAAGGCAATTTTTGAGAATAGACTCGGTGCACCCGAAGGCACAGTTATTAATGGTGAACCTTTGGAGGATTTTGGGGGAGGACATCCTGATCCTAATTTAGTTTATGCCAAAACTTTAGTTGATAAGCTCTTTGGCGATAATGCCCCTGATTTTGGTGCGGCTTCCGATGGAGATGGCGATCGCAATATGATTTTAGGTCGCAAGTTTTTTGTTAATCCTAGTGATAGTTTAGCCATTTTAACTGCCAACGCTCATTTAGTGCCGGGTTACAAAGATGGTTTAAAGGGCGTAGCGCGATCGATGCCTACCAGTGGTGCAGTGGATAGAGTAGCAGAAAAACTAGGAATTGACTGTTATGAAACCCCTACAGGTTGGAAATTTTTTGGGAATTTACTAGATGCAGAAAAAGTTACTCTTTGCGGAGAAGAAAGTTTTGGTACTGGTTCAAACCATGTGCGAGAAAAAGATGGTTTATGGGCAGTGCTTTTCTGGTTAAATATTGTTGCCGCTAGAGGAGAATCTGTTGAACAGATAGTAAAATCTCATTGGCAAGAATACGGACGCAATTTTTACTCTCGTCACGACTATGAGGAAGTAGCTTCTGATGGTGCAAAAGCCTTAGTAGATCATGTATATAGCCAGTTTGATAATTTGAAAGGTAAACAATTTGGACAATATATCGTTGCCTATGCCGATGATTTCAGTTACACTGACCCCGTTGATGGAAGTGTAAGCAAAAATCAAGGGTTGCGTATCGGCTTTACTGATGGTTCAAGAATTATATTCCGTCTCTCTGGCACAGGTACAAAAGGAGCAACTTTAAGGGTATATTTAGAAAGTTATGAAGCCGATGTTAGTAAATATGATCTTGATACACAAGTGGCTTTAAAAGAATTAATTGACATTGCAGAGGAAATCGCCCAAATTAAGAAATTCACTAACCGAGATCAACCCACTGTTATCACCTAG
- a CDS encoding Hsp70 family protein, protein MYNIAVLLDLDNIKPRLETIEQLCGKYGNMVVKRAFSNTPSVLTAYGSSFRKFDYRFELTPGLNPVSQEVDNLIFQTVDELINNSKLAINLVAIVSNDNDYARLFRYLQSKGIKSLVIGNQIGNKSRENANYVEILTEVMQPTYVGIDLGTTNTVMSLANYNTLRKEWNASVVEVPVKDENGSLVKKAIIPSGVRFTSTDEGEIGGHIKSNAYAFRDQTILAWKHNMGDNLDGKPFEYSLTSGKVSPEKAASQVLSFCRQQLLDKYTNVGGVVITHPASYESDAIEATRKAAVLAGWQEEDVVLLSEPQGALYDFLYSMQRGDIPPAFDVNTPANIMVYDLGGGTLDVTLHQVQWDSNSNTFLINDVAIGSRTRVGGDKVDQLIADYILKNAVNNVNLSPADRDKLGYELPLYAEKFKKLWGSEYFSANDKNNFKLAFQGTFLDNQLPIRHYISVDKMSLILADLLCPDLNLEMLQAMNPETAFDETPFTDRFDTFVVPILDVLLKAKVNTGKIPEVDAILLNGGMTYFPPIKDRLRELFGNIPILDEGNPDLAVARGASLYAVGDIFPSPERVNPTHIYLQTNQEDTTGLRLLIAQGQKYPYKTTLNGLKLPSLAEGYLSFNIWVGMGSKPNVNTNLQRSRGVSFNEILEANLQPGDPLNLEVEYTFDERLLLTLVSQKNEKARFKLEVASDHHNNGFVATTKTMKVASKFDPKTLIPHISRTRKGKEIDDGVQVKFKDWEDVAHQLDRNFNNARLHDRRRDLTKLSAIASNRGEIVNDLLRWLEMDSFWGTSNHPTRSYLAVLCLGEILASLNPEESLALKSAEIKFEQWIQMKINQDLARLDNKLYQAIANIPGKLLWEGFDLKLIEAFKCFQREPSSLVFLNSLGKCGQCNSNNLNFLKNVLKTSKHLGQKEKAAWALSRLISPGQPEEYRIDFKQVEGIAQFALEQLHHVIIKPQVALNMLGCLSQCLAWHALDYELNPSICRQIELLPKSDLPVHSYLSGFRQIESIFDDRIELLPKMLNIATVSEEDSSQIKQFLIDTIRD, encoded by the coding sequence ATGTACAATATCGCTGTTCTATTAGATTTAGATAATATTAAACCGAGATTAGAAACCATTGAGCAACTATGTGGTAAATACGGCAATATGGTTGTCAAAAGAGCTTTTTCCAATACTCCTTCTGTCTTAACTGCCTATGGTAGTAGTTTTCGTAAATTTGACTATCGTTTTGAGCTAACCCCCGGTTTAAATCCTGTTTCTCAAGAAGTAGATAATCTAATTTTTCAAACCGTAGATGAGTTAATTAATAATAGTAAATTAGCCATTAATTTAGTAGCAATTGTTAGTAATGATAATGACTATGCTCGACTTTTTCGCTATCTTCAATCTAAAGGTATAAAATCCCTAGTAATTGGTAATCAAATCGGGAATAAATCCAGAGAAAATGCTAATTATGTGGAAATTCTTACGGAGGTAATGCAACCTACCTATGTGGGGATAGATTTAGGCACAACTAATACGGTTATGTCTTTAGCTAATTACAATACCCTAAGAAAAGAATGGAATGCTTCGGTGGTGGAAGTGCCTGTAAAGGATGAAAATGGTAGCTTGGTGAAAAAGGCAATTATTCCTTCTGGGGTGCGTTTTACTTCGACGGATGAAGGGGAAATTGGTGGACATATTAAGAGTAATGCTTATGCTTTCCGAGATCAAACTATTTTGGCATGGAAACACAATATGGGGGATAATCTTGATGGAAAACCCTTTGAATATTCTCTGACATCGGGAAAAGTTTCTCCTGAAAAGGCGGCTTCTCAAGTGTTGAGTTTTTGTCGTCAGCAGTTGTTAGATAAATATACTAATGTGGGAGGAGTGGTGATTACTCATCCTGCTTCCTATGAATCAGATGCCATTGAAGCAACAAGAAAGGCGGCAGTATTGGCGGGTTGGCAAGAGGAAGATGTTGTATTATTATCTGAGCCTCAAGGGGCTTTGTATGATTTTCTTTACTCGATGCAACGGGGTGATATTCCTCCTGCTTTTGATGTTAATACCCCTGCAAATATCATGGTTTATGATTTGGGGGGAGGTACTTTAGATGTTACATTACATCAGGTGCAGTGGGATAGTAATAGTAATACTTTTTTGATCAATGATGTTGCGATCGGATCTCGTACCCGTGTTGGAGGGGATAAAGTTGATCAATTAATTGCTGATTATATTTTAAAGAATGCAGTTAATAATGTTAATTTGTCTCCTGCGGATCGAGATAAATTAGGATATGAATTGCCTCTTTATGCAGAGAAATTTAAGAAATTATGGGGATCTGAATATTTTTCTGCTAATGATAAAAATAACTTTAAATTGGCTTTTCAAGGTACTTTTTTAGATAATCAATTACCCATCCGCCATTATATCAGTGTCGATAAGATGAGTCTGATTCTAGCAGATTTACTCTGCCCTGATCTCAATTTGGAGATGTTACAAGCCATGAACCCCGAAACGGCTTTTGATGAAACTCCTTTTACTGATCGCTTTGATACCTTTGTCGTACCAATTTTAGATGTATTGTTAAAGGCGAAAGTAAACACTGGAAAAATACCAGAAGTGGACGCAATTTTGCTCAACGGGGGTATGACTTATTTTCCTCCGATTAAAGACAGATTAAGAGAACTTTTTGGTAATATTCCCATTTTAGATGAAGGGAATCCTGATTTGGCAGTGGCAAGGGGTGCGAGTTTATATGCCGTTGGGGATATTTTCCCATCTCCTGAAAGAGTTAATCCTACCCATATCTATTTGCAAACCAATCAAGAAGATACAACAGGATTAAGATTACTAATTGCCCAAGGACAAAAATACCCCTATAAAACGACTCTTAATGGTTTGAAGTTACCTTCCTTAGCTGAAGGCTATCTAAGTTTTAATATTTGGGTGGGCATGGGTAGTAAACCTAATGTAAATACCAATTTACAACGCTCACGAGGAGTATCATTTAATGAAATTTTAGAAGCTAATTTACAACCGGGTGATCCTCTTAATTTAGAGGTAGAATACACCTTTGATGAACGATTGTTATTAACTTTAGTATCTCAAAAAAATGAGAAGGCACGATTTAAGTTAGAGGTTGCCTCTGATCATCATAACAACGGTTTTGTGGCCACCACTAAAACCATGAAAGTAGCCAGTAAATTTGACCCCAAAACTTTGATTCCTCATATCTCTCGCACCCGTAAAGGTAAGGAAATTGACGATGGCGTGCAAGTAAAATTTAAAGATTGGGAAGATGTAGCCCATCAGTTAGATCGCAATTTCAATAATGCTCGTTTACATGATCGCCGTCGTGATTTAACTAAGTTAAGCGCGATCGCATCTAATCGAGGAGAAATCGTCAATGATTTACTGCGATGGCTAGAAATGGATAGTTTTTGGGGGACATCTAACCATCCAACCCGTAGTTATCTAGCGGTATTGTGTTTAGGGGAAATTTTAGCCTCTCTAAACCCAGAAGAATCCCTCGCCTTAAAAAGTGCTGAGATTAAATTTGAACAGTGGATTCAAATGAAAATTAATCAGGATTTAGCTCGATTAGATAATAAACTTTATCAGGCGATCGCAAATATTCCGGGTAAACTATTATGGGAAGGGTTTGACCTCAAACTAATAGAAGCCTTTAAATGTTTTCAAAGAGAACCAAGCTCTCTAGTATTCTTGAACTCATTGGGAAAATGTGGTCAATGCAACTCCAATAACCTTAACTTCCTGAAAAACGTTTTAAAAACGAGCAAACATTTAGGACAAAAAGAAAAAGCCGCATGGGCGTTAAGTCGCTTAATTAGCCCCGGACAACCTGAAGAGTATAGAATTGACTTTAAACAGGTAGAAGGAATCGCCCAATTTGCCCTAGAACAGTTGCACCATGTAATCATCAAACCTCAAGTTGCCTTAAATATGTTAGGATGCTTATCCCAGTGTTTAGCATGGCACGCCCTCGATTATGAACTAAACCCCAGTATTTGCCGACAAATAGAGTTATTACCGAAATCCGATTTACCTGTCCATAGTTATTTAAGTGGTTTCCGACAAATTGAGTCCATATTTGATGATCGCATCGAATTATTGCCAAAAATGTTAAATATTGCCACAGTTTCTGAAGAAGATTCTAGCCAAATCAAACAATTCCTCATTGATACCATCAGAGATTGA
- a CDS encoding OmpH family outer membrane protein, with translation MNKPDFSQKINAKAFERNTKPKPIINKQKNPVSQAELASSPWGKLTFFLDRALGDITPRSFGKKRQYSELAVIQIKCLEKLLNYKTNNWDDLLDELEELDDEEYNKAENFYYHLSRKYSIRPDKFITFWHQKISEFVDLFEKIVNSDQLDLIKLENFANIIDNFNRSRERSFWFLHQLPYYLDEKNKYFLLNSESYQTIIQFGASEYISKFGYQLQKEFNLTRTDIKEKAAQNLVQELGETENNLRAEISRLENENQELEREIQDIKENSLQEAVCTLAKSLQDEQQQPVLDQLFSLYKKIDKLLENNEGLSTQDTLTCFINLENLFKAFSTLNIQPFPPDTEAILEITGEDLDNNKYNYVSGSQFISKEEVKKVKCVACGWKVGEEIVTPAKVEEIEN, from the coding sequence ATGAATAAACCTGATTTTTCACAGAAAATAAATGCAAAAGCCTTTGAAAGAAATACAAAACCTAAACCCATTATCAACAAACAGAAAAATCCTGTTTCTCAAGCTGAATTAGCGTCTTCACCATGGGGCAAATTAACCTTTTTTCTTGATCGTGCTTTAGGAGATATAACCCCTAGAAGTTTTGGTAAAAAAAGACAATATTCTGAACTAGCAGTTATTCAGATTAAATGTTTAGAAAAATTACTCAACTATAAAACAAATAATTGGGATGACTTATTAGACGAATTAGAAGAATTAGACGACGAAGAATATAACAAAGCAGAAAATTTTTATTACCATCTCTCTCGCAAATATAGTATTAGACCAGATAAATTTATCACTTTTTGGCATCAAAAAATATCAGAATTTGTCGATTTATTTGAAAAAATTGTTAACAGCGATCAACTTGATTTAATCAAATTAGAAAACTTTGCTAATATCATCGATAACTTTAATCGCTCAAGGGAAAGAAGTTTTTGGTTTTTGCATCAACTACCTTATTACTTAGACGAAAAAAATAAATATTTCCTTCTTAATTCTGAATCTTATCAAACCATAATTCAATTTGGTGCATCAGAATATATTAGTAAATTTGGTTATCAATTACAAAAAGAATTTAATTTAACTAGGACTGATATAAAAGAAAAAGCCGCACAAAATTTAGTTCAAGAATTAGGAGAAACAGAAAATAATTTAAGGGCAGAAATTAGCAGACTAGAAAACGAGAATCAGGAGTTAGAAAGAGAAATTCAAGACATAAAAGAAAACTCCTTACAAGAAGCGGTTTGTACACTAGCTAAATCTCTCCAAGATGAACAACAGCAACCTGTTTTAGATCAACTCTTTAGCCTTTATAAAAAGATTGATAAATTACTAGAAAATAATGAAGGTTTATCAACTCAAGACACCCTCACTTGTTTTATTAATTTAGAAAATTTATTTAAGGCTTTTTCTACGTTAAATATTCAACCTTTTCCACCAGATACAGAAGCCATATTAGAAATCACAGGAGAAGATTTAGACAATAACAAATATAACTATGTCTCTGGTAGTCAATTCATCAGTAAAGAAGAAGTCAAAAAAGTTAAATGTGTTGCCTGTGGTTGGAAAGTAGGAGAGGAAATTGTTACCCCCGCCAAAGTGGAAGAAATTGAAAATTAG